A window from Ignavibacteriota bacterium encodes these proteins:
- a CDS encoding cysteine--tRNA ligase encodes MLIYNTLTKKKEEFIPLNPPKVTIYVCGPTIYDFFHIGNARTFVSADIIRRYLEYKKYDVKFVMNLTDIDDKLIKKSNEENLPVEKIAEKYAEAFFEDITKFGIKKANIYPKATEHMPEIIDLIQKLVDKNFAYNVDGNVFYDVNKFIEYGKLSGKNLADLEAGARIEINEQKKNPLDFSLWKKVKPNEPYWESPWGKGRPGWHIECSAMSMKHLGQTIDIHIGGNDLVFPHHENEIAQSEAACGNEFVKYWIHCGFLNINQEKMSKSLGNFFTAREILKKYNSNAIRFFFSQTHFSGPLSFSEDLIEGAEKGLEKILNLAQKIENSKPSIELDLNPFEIDRYLFAFESAMDDNFNTSQALAAIYDFVRDFNKFLTKNEKISKEVLANAKDFLKSTLTDVLGIEIFTENSARNSKEDELIKLFIEFRTKAKLDKNYKLADEIRDKLKDLGIILEDSKEGTSYKILSK; translated from the coding sequence ATGTTAATTTATAATACGCTGACAAAAAAGAAAGAAGAATTTATTCCTTTAAATCCGCCAAAAGTTACAATTTATGTTTGTGGTCCAACAATTTATGATTTTTTTCATATCGGAAATGCACGAACTTTTGTTTCTGCAGATATTATTAGAAGATATCTGGAATATAAAAAATATGATGTAAAGTTTGTGATGAACCTTACGGATATTGATGATAAGCTGATTAAAAAATCCAACGAAGAAAATTTACCGGTTGAAAAAATTGCCGAGAAATATGCAGAAGCTTTTTTTGAAGACATTACAAAATTTGGAATTAAGAAAGCAAACATTTATCCCAAGGCAACCGAACACATGCCGGAAATTATTGATTTAATTCAAAAACTTGTTGATAAAAACTTTGCATATAATGTTGATGGAAATGTTTTTTATGATGTAAATAAATTTATTGAATACGGAAAATTAAGTGGAAAAAATTTAGCTGATTTGGAAGCCGGCGCAAGAATTGAAATTAATGAACAAAAGAAAAATCCGTTAGATTTTTCATTGTGGAAAAAAGTTAAACCAAATGAGCCGTATTGGGAAAGTCCTTGGGGAAAAGGAAGACCCGGCTGGCATATAGAATGTTCCGCAATGAGCATGAAACATTTGGGACAAACAATCGATATTCACATTGGCGGAAATGATTTAGTTTTTCCGCATCATGAAAATGAAATTGCGCAAAGTGAAGCTGCTTGCGGAAATGAATTTGTAAAGTATTGGATCCATTGCGGATTTTTAAATATCAACCAAGAAAAAATGTCAAAATCACTTGGTAATTTTTTTACTGCAAGAGAAATTCTTAAAAAATATAATTCTAATGCAATTAGATTCTTTTTCAGTCAAACTCATTTTTCAGGACCTTTAAGTTTTTCGGAAGATTTAATTGAAGGTGCAGAAAAAGGTTTGGAAAAAATTCTAAATCTTGCGCAAAAAATTGAAAATTCAAAACCATCAATTGAGTTGGATTTAAATCCTTTTGAAATTGACAGATATTTGTTTGCGTTTGAAAGTGCGATGGATGATAATTTTAATACATCGCAAGCGCTTGCCGCAATTTATGACTTTGTTAGAGATTTCAATAAATTTTTAACCAAGAATGAAAAAATTTCTAAAGAAGTTTTAGCAAACGCAAAAGATTTTCTAAAATCAACTTTAACAGATGTTTTGGGAATTGAAATATTTACTGAAAATTCTGCAAGAAATTCCAAAGAAGATGAATTGATAAAATTATTTATTGAGTTTAGAACTAAAGCCAAACTTGATAAAAATTATAAACTCGCAGATGAAATTAGAGATAAGTTGAAAGATTTGGGAATAATTTTGGAAGACAGCAAAGAGGGAACTTCCTATAAAATTCTAAGTAAATAA
- a CDS encoding isoleucine--tRNA ligase has translation MEKYKQYSGSLNYSKIEEEILDFWQKENIFQKSIELREGSKPFTFFEGPPTANGKPGLHHVMARTLKDLVCRYKTLQGFKVNRKAGWDTHGLPVEIEVEKQLGIKSKSEIPEFGVAKYNAACKESVFTYKDLWEKMTNRMGYWLSLEDAYITCTNEYIESVWWALKTLFDKGLIFKDYKIVPQCPRSETVLSSHELALGYRDTKDPSVYVLMKLENSDFAKDGDTYFLVWTTTPWTLISNVALAVGPNIDYVKIKTEGVHLILAKERLSVIREEYEIIEELKGSELAGISYQQLFQYLKVDKKAFYVTEANFVSTEDGSGIVHIAPAFGADDYELSKTYNLPFLQPVTRGGLFTEEITDYAGKFVKDADQEIIQALKSKGQLYKKETITHSYPFSWRFDNVPVIYYARESWFIKTTAISDKMVELNKEINWYPPEVGSGRFGNWLEENKDWALSRDRFWATPLPIWVTEVGEMFAVGSIDELKEGFVERNGNKIKVSDLPNEEIDLHKPFVDEIKFEKNGKIYFRTPELIDVWFDSGAMPFAQHHYPFENKELFENNYPADFICEGIDQTRGWFYTLHAISTMLFEKVAFKNLIVNELILDKNGMKMSKSKGNAVDPFELFDKYGADATRWYLVTGSPPWRTTLFDEDGIVEVQRKFFGTLINTYSFFALYANIDNFDFSHEFIPYEERSEIDRWIIAKLSSVVEDYQNYMDNYDVTKAARLVSDFTIDELSNWYVRRSRRRFWKSEINKSKISAYQTLYECLITVAKLTSPFAPFIAEEIFQNLNKVSKSEIRKSVHLVDFPTPVYRNIELEEKMEIAQKVVYLTRAMRAKNNLKVRQPLRKMMIAVEPKRRDAVRSMGDVILEEVNIKDLEVLEDDSSIVNKTAKANFKSLGPKYGKMMKSLAQRIKDFTKDEIKNLENEKSYTFTLEGNEINLTLDDVEIISTEIEGWVVESENGVTVAIDSELNEELIGEGYAREFVNRIQNMRKSAGFEVTDRISIVYSTDKELNSYIENFVEYINNEVLADSLINKNDGGNGYNEELTIGEFKCNITINKVM, from the coding sequence ATGGAAAAGTACAAACAATATTCAGGTAGTTTAAATTATTCAAAAATTGAAGAAGAGATTTTAGATTTTTGGCAGAAAGAAAATATATTTCAGAAAAGTATTGAACTTAGAGAAGGAAGCAAACCTTTTACATTTTTTGAAGGACCTCCGACTGCTAACGGTAAACCCGGACTTCATCATGTAATGGCAAGAACTTTAAAAGATTTAGTTTGCCGTTATAAAACTTTGCAAGGTTTTAAAGTTAATAGAAAAGCCGGCTGGGATACACACGGACTTCCCGTAGAAATTGAAGTTGAAAAACAATTAGGAATAAAAAGTAAAAGTGAAATTCCGGAATTTGGAGTTGCAAAATATAATGCCGCTTGCAAGGAATCGGTTTTTACTTATAAAGATCTTTGGGAAAAAATGACAAACCGTATGGGATATTGGCTCAGCTTGGAAGATGCTTATATCACTTGCACAAATGAATATATTGAATCAGTTTGGTGGGCGTTAAAAACTTTATTTGATAAAGGATTAATTTTTAAAGATTATAAAATTGTTCCGCAATGTCCGAGATCTGAAACAGTTTTGTCTTCTCACGAACTTGCTCTAGGCTATCGAGATACTAAAGATCCATCAGTTTATGTTTTAATGAAACTTGAAAATTCTGATTTTGCTAAAGACGGAGATACATATTTTTTAGTATGGACAACAACCCCATGGACGCTAATCTCGAATGTGGCATTGGCTGTTGGACCAAATATCGATTATGTGAAAATTAAAACTGAAGGTGTTCACTTAATTTTAGCAAAAGAAAGATTATCCGTAATTCGTGAAGAATATGAAATTATTGAAGAACTAAAAGGTTCGGAACTTGCTGGAATTAGTTACCAACAATTATTTCAATATTTAAAAGTTGATAAAAAAGCATTTTACGTTACAGAAGCAAATTTTGTAAGCACGGAAGACGGTTCCGGAATTGTTCATATTGCCCCGGCTTTTGGTGCAGATGACTATGAATTATCTAAAACTTATAATTTGCCATTTCTTCAGCCGGTAACACGCGGCGGATTATTTACGGAAGAAATTACAGATTATGCCGGAAAATTTGTTAAAGATGCTGATCAAGAAATTATTCAAGCATTAAAATCAAAAGGTCAACTTTATAAAAAGGAAACAATAACTCACTCGTATCCATTCAGTTGGAGATTTGATAATGTTCCCGTAATCTATTACGCTCGCGAATCTTGGTTCATAAAAACAACAGCAATTTCCGATAAAATGGTTGAGTTAAATAAAGAAATAAATTGGTATCCGCCGGAAGTTGGTTCGGGAAGATTTGGTAATTGGCTTGAGGAAAATAAAGATTGGGCTTTATCACGAGATAGATTTTGGGCAACGCCTTTACCAATTTGGGTTACAGAAGTTGGTGAAATGTTTGCTGTTGGAAGTATTGATGAATTAAAAGAAGGATTTGTTGAAAGAAACGGAAATAAAATAAAAGTTTCAGATTTACCAAATGAAGAAATTGATCTACACAAACCTTTTGTTGATGAAATCAAATTTGAGAAAAATGGAAAAATTTATTTTAGAACTCCAGAATTAATTGATGTTTGGTTTGATTCCGGTGCGATGCCATTTGCTCAACATCATTACCCGTTTGAAAATAAAGAGTTATTTGAAAATAATTATCCCGCAGACTTTATTTGTGAAGGAATTGATCAAACTCGCGGATGGTTTTATACTTTACATGCAATTTCAACAATGTTGTTTGAAAAAGTTGCTTTCAAAAATCTTATTGTAAACGAATTAATTTTAGATAAAAACGGAATGAAAATGTCAAAGTCAAAAGGTAATGCTGTTGATCCTTTTGAATTATTTGACAAATACGGAGCTGATGCAACAAGATGGTATTTGGTTACGGGAAGCCCGCCTTGGAGAACTACACTTTTTGATGAAGACGGAATTGTGGAAGTTCAGCGTAAGTTTTTTGGAACGTTAATTAATACTTATTCATTTTTTGCACTTTATGCAAATATTGATAATTTTGATTTTAGTCATGAATTTATTCCGTATGAAGAAAGATCGGAAATTGATAGATGGATAATTGCAAAACTTTCTTCAGTAGTTGAAGATTATCAAAATTACATGGATAATTATGATGTAACAAAAGCCGCAAGATTAGTAAGTGATTTTACTATCGATGAATTATCTAATTGGTATGTAAGAAGAAGCAGACGTAGATTTTGGAAATCGGAAATAAATAAATCAAAAATTTCAGCATACCAAACTTTATATGAATGTTTGATTACTGTTGCAAAATTAACTTCTCCGTTTGCTCCGTTTATTGCGGAAGAAATTTTCCAAAATTTAAATAAAGTTTCAAAATCGGAAATCAGAAAATCTGTTCACTTGGTTGATTTCCCAACCCCGGTTTATAGAAATATCGAACTTGAAGAAAAGATGGAAATTGCTCAAAAAGTTGTATATCTTACACGCGCAATGCGAGCAAAGAATAATTTGAAAGTAAGACAACCATTAAGAAAAATGATGATTGCCGTTGAACCAAAAAGACGTGACGCTGTTAGAAGCATGGGTGATGTAATTCTTGAGGAAGTTAATATTAAAGATTTGGAAGTTTTGGAAGATGATTCCTCGATAGTAAATAAAACAGCTAAAGCTAATTTCAAATCACTAGGTCCCAAGTATGGAAAAATGATGAAATCGTTAGCTCAGCGAATTAAAGATTTTACTAAAGATGAAATAAAGAATCTTGAAAATGAAAAATCTTATACATTTACTTTGGAAGGTAATGAAATAAATCTTACTTTAGATGATGTTGAAATTATCAGCACAGAAATTGAGGGCTGGGTCGTTGAATCGGAAAATGGCGTTACCGTTGCAATTGATAGTGAATTAAATGAAGAATTAATTGGCGAAGGATATGCAAGAGAATTTGTCAATAGAATACAAAATATGAGAAAAAGTGCCGGATTTGAAGTAACAGATAGAATTTCAATAGTTTATTCAACTGATAAAGAATTAAATTCATATATAGAAAATTTTGTGGAATACATAAATAATGAAGTACTCGCAGATAGTTTAATAAACAAGAATGATGGGGGAAATGGTTATAACGAAGAATTGACAATTGGTGAATTTAAATGTAATATAACCATCAATAAGGTAATGTAA
- a CDS encoding RluA family pseudouridine synthase: MAIVTEKIINLVITEGQRKQRIDTYLANCLENTTRSRIQKLIKNNLITVNGNLIKSNYTITPKDEIKITIPVSPRPDKIEPEDIPLKIIYEDDYLIIIDKPAGMVVHPSYGNYTSTMVHALLHHTKNLSSFNGDYRAGIVHRIDKDTTGLLVIAKSEEVHSHLAKQFAAKTTEREYWAICWGKFKDSTGEIIANIARSKSDRKLFSVSESDGKTAHTIYTVLEEFDFLSLIKLKLMTGRTHQIRVHLAHVKHNIFGDHTYCGRRINYGFELPKIRARVNNLLEIIDRQALHAKTLGFIHPISNEKMTFVSELPEDFNNLLIELRSQQQ, from the coding sequence ATGGCAATAGTAACAGAGAAGATAATAAACTTAGTAATAACTGAGGGACAAAGAAAACAAAGGATTGATACTTATTTAGCAAATTGTTTAGAAAATACAACCCGCTCAAGAATTCAAAAACTTATCAAAAATAATTTGATAACCGTAAATGGAAATCTTATAAAATCAAATTATACAATCACTCCCAAAGACGAAATAAAAATCACAATTCCAGTTTCACCAAGACCAGATAAGATCGAACCCGAAGACATTCCTCTAAAAATAATTTATGAAGATGACTATTTAATTATTATTGATAAACCCGCGGGAATGGTGGTTCATCCTTCTTACGGAAATTACACTTCAACAATGGTTCATGCATTACTTCATCACACAAAAAATTTGAGTTCATTTAACGGCGATTATAGAGCTGGAATTGTACACAGAATTGATAAAGACACAACGGGATTATTAGTAATTGCTAAAAGTGAAGAAGTTCATTCTCATTTGGCAAAGCAGTTTGCCGCAAAAACTACGGAAAGAGAATACTGGGCAATTTGCTGGGGAAAGTTTAAAGACTCAACCGGTGAAATTATTGCAAATATTGCAAGAAGTAAAAGTGATAGAAAACTATTTTCTGTTTCTGAATCTGATGGAAAAACTGCTCACACAATTTATACGGTTTTAGAAGAATTTGATTTTTTAAGTTTGATAAAATTGAAATTAATGACCGGAAGAACGCATCAAATACGAGTTCATTTAGCTCATGTAAAACATAATATTTTTGGCGATCACACATACTGTGGAAGAAGAATTAATTATGGTTTCGAACTTCCTAAAATAAGAGCACGTGTAAATAATCTTTTGGAAATAATTGATAGACAAGCACTTCATGCAAAAACTTTGGGATTTATTCATCCGATTTCGAACGAGAAAATGACATTCGTTTCAGAACTGCCGGAAGATTTTAATAATTTATTAATTGAATTAAGAAGTCAGCAACAATAA
- a CDS encoding signal peptidase II codes for MRVIFISLIVVLLDQITKLLVKGISIPSLGIDHQGMRYGESINVIGDIFKFTFVENPGMAFGIEVDGYAKLLLSIFSLIASIGIAIYIFKVRREKLLYRFSLALILGGAIGNLIDRFFYGVIYEYAPFLYGRVVDFLHVDTFGFTIFGKTYDSFPIFNVADSAVTIGVAIILIFHKSIETKKDSQNSENEINSDKLETQLEYGNSNREDNKLSNN; via the coding sequence TTGAGAGTAATTTTTATTTCATTAATTGTTGTACTTTTAGATCAAATAACAAAATTATTAGTTAAAGGTATTTCAATTCCAAGTTTGGGAATAGATCATCAAGGCATGAGATATGGTGAAAGTATTAATGTAATTGGTGATATTTTTAAATTTACTTTTGTAGAAAATCCCGGGATGGCTTTTGGTATTGAGGTTGATGGTTATGCTAAATTATTACTTTCAATATTTTCGTTAATCGCAAGCATTGGAATAGCAATTTACATATTCAAAGTTAGACGCGAAAAATTGTTATATCGATTTTCACTTGCATTAATTTTGGGCGGTGCAATTGGAAATTTAATTGATAGATTTTTTTACGGCGTAATTTATGAATATGCTCCTTTTTTATATGGTAGAGTTGTTGATTTTCTTCATGTTGATACTTTTGGATTTACAATTTTTGGTAAAACTTATGATAGTTTTCCCATTTTTAATGTTGCTGATTCTGCAGTAACAATTGGAGTTGCAATCATTTTAATTTTCCATAAAAGTATTGAAACAAAGAAAGATTCTCAAAATTCTGAAAATGAAATTAATTCTGATAAACTGGAAACTCAATTAGAGTATGGCAATAGTAACAGAGAAGATAATAAACTTAGTAATAACTGA
- a CDS encoding conjugal transfer protein TraR, which yields MAKKTTVKTKPSSAKAAKKTKDVKVKDTAKKNSKAKVVAKEVKKSAGKTDATKKSASKKTVPTKETVKKVSAPSLKKGSAKTPTKTKTGKKIEVVVTPVKPKVPKKIVGYSKKELDEFKTVILDKRKEIIEQLQNLKEQMMDETTGQYVNENSPYSLHMAEQGTDAQEREKLYLWAQRETKFLGYLEDALQRIDNGTYGICIDSLELPEGPHLIPKKRLLAVPHTQHCVDCKNKKS from the coding sequence ATGGCAAAGAAAACAACCGTTAAAACGAAACCATCTTCAGCAAAAGCTGCAAAAAAAACTAAAGATGTTAAAGTAAAAGATACGGCTAAAAAAAATTCGAAAGCAAAAGTTGTTGCTAAGGAAGTTAAAAAATCTGCCGGTAAAACTGATGCAACTAAAAAAAGTGCATCCAAAAAAACTGTGCCGACTAAAGAAACTGTAAAAAAAGTTAGCGCTCCAAGTTTAAAAAAAGGATCAGCTAAAACTCCAACAAAAACAAAAACGGGAAAGAAAATTGAAGTTGTTGTTACTCCGGTAAAACCAAAAGTTCCTAAAAAAATTGTTGGTTATTCTAAAAAAGAATTGGATGAATTTAAAACTGTAATTCTTGATAAAAGAAAAGAAATTATTGAGCAGTTGCAAAATTTAAAAGAACAAATGATGGATGAAACCACTGGACAATATGTAAATGAAAACTCTCCATATTCGTTACATATGGCAGAACAAGGAACCGATGCACAAGAAAGAGAAAAATTATATTTGTGGGCTCAGCGCGAAACAAAATTTTTAGGTTATTTGGAAGATGCACTTCAAAGAATTGATAACGGAACTTACGGAATTTGTATTGATAGTTTGGAATTACCGGAAGGTCCCCACTTAATTCCAAAGAAAAGATTATTAGCAGTACCACATACTCAGCACTGTGTTGATTGTAAAAATAAAAAATCATAA
- a CDS encoding EamA family transporter yields the protein MIYLIIVSIIWALSFSLIKGNLSSLDSNFVAFIRLLISFLIFLPFLRIKNISSKINFHLIFIGIIQYGIMYLTYIYSFQFLKAYEVAILTLLTPFFIVLIMDIWEKKINYFHWITALLTIAGSFIIVYKENFSFGFWKGILLVQISNFCFALGQVYYKKIIEKNFNIKPHQTFALLYFGAILITGIFSIASTDFKNLQINSSQILALLYLGIVASGIGFFLWNIGVTKVETGILAIMNNLKIPLGVLFAFTLIGEETNFIQLSFGSILIIFAFILNYRFANR from the coding sequence ATGATCTATTTAATAATTGTTTCCATAATTTGGGCGCTTTCATTCAGTTTGATTAAGGGAAATTTAAGTTCCCTTGATTCAAATTTTGTTGCATTTATTAGATTGTTAATTTCATTTTTGATTTTTCTTCCATTTTTACGAATCAAAAATATTTCATCAAAAATTAATTTTCATTTAATTTTTATTGGAATTATTCAATACGGAATTATGTATTTAACTTACATATATTCTTTCCAATTTTTGAAAGCTTACGAAGTTGCCATTTTAACTTTGCTTACGCCGTTTTTTATTGTTCTAATCATGGACATTTGGGAAAAGAAAATTAATTATTTTCATTGGATTACTGCTTTATTAACAATTGCCGGATCGTTTATAATAGTTTACAAAGAAAATTTTTCTTTCGGATTTTGGAAAGGAATTTTACTTGTTCAAATTTCAAATTTTTGTTTTGCACTTGGACAAGTTTATTATAAAAAAATAATTGAGAAAAATTTTAATATTAAACCTCATCAAACTTTTGCACTTTTATATTTTGGAGCAATTTTAATTACGGGAATTTTTTCAATAGCTTCCACAGATTTTAAAAATTTACAAATTAATTCAAGTCAAATTTTAGCATTACTTTACTTAGGAATTGTCGCATCGGGAATAGGATTTTTTCTTTGGAATATTGGCGTTACAAAAGTCGAAACCGGAATTTTAGCAATTATGAATAATTTAAAAATTCCGCTCGGAGTTTTATTTGCTTTTACTCTAATTGGTGAAGAAACAAATTTTATTCAATTAAGTTTTGGTTCAATTTTAATAATTTTTGCTTTCATTTTAAATTACCGATTTGCAAATCGATAA
- a CDS encoding purine-nucleoside phosphorylase, translated as MTELLQKINETISELRKYSSKEYPIGIILGTGLGGLVNDIIIEHTIEYERIPHFPISTVESHSGKLILGTINGKNIVAMQGRFHFYEGYSMQQITYPIRVMKFLGVKTLLVSNACGGMNPIYKKGDLMIMHDHINLLGDNPLIGKNEDSLGPRFPDMSEPYDKNLIELTEKIALENGIKIHKGVYVAVPGPNLETKAEYRFLRATGADVVGMSTVPENIVANHMGIKVLGISIITDECFPDSLKPVDVNEIIETAMNAEPKMTKILKEVIKQI; from the coding sequence ATGACTGAGCTTTTGCAAAAAATAAATGAAACAATTTCTGAGTTGAGAAAATATAGTTCAAAGGAATATCCTATTGGAATTATATTAGGAACCGGACTTGGCGGATTGGTGAATGATATTATTATTGAACACACAATTGAATATGAAAGAATTCCCCATTTCCCAATTTCAACTGTTGAATCGCATTCTGGTAAATTAATTCTCGGAACAATTAACGGAAAAAATATTGTTGCAATGCAAGGAAGATTTCATTTTTATGAAGGATACAGCATGCAGCAAATTACATATCCGATAAGAGTAATGAAATTTCTTGGAGTGAAAACGTTATTAGTCTCCAATGCTTGCGGAGGAATGAATCCAATTTACAAAAAAGGTGATTTAATGATTATGCATGATCATATAAATCTTCTTGGAGATAATCCTCTAATTGGAAAAAATGAAGATTCTTTAGGACCAAGATTTCCGGATATGAGCGAACCTTACGATAAAAATTTAATAGAACTGACTGAAAAAATTGCATTGGAAAATGGAATAAAAATTCACAAAGGAGTTTATGTTGCAGTTCCTGGACCAAATTTAGAAACAAAAGCAGAATATAGATTTTTACGTGCAACCGGAGCAGATGTTGTTGGAATGTCAACAGTTCCCGAAAATATCGTAGCAAATCATATGGGAATAAAAGTTTTAGGAATTAGTATAATTACGGATGAATGTTTTCCGGATTCGTTAAAACCAGTTGATGTTAATGAAATTATTGAAACTGCAATGAATGCCGAACCAAAAATGACAAAAATATTAAAAGAAGTAATTAAACAAATATGA
- a CDS encoding YggS family pyridoxal phosphate-dependent enzyme translates to MNNIQENIAFINQKILEKCYEIGRNPSEITLVAVSKLHSVEEIEIVNSKGILNFAENKAQELDEKNKLIDNKIKWHFIGHLQTNKVKIVVPIAEFIHSVDSIKLAEEINKRAQFANKIQRILLEVKTSDEDTKYGISNFEDLEKIADYCKKLQNIKLVGLMTMAPYTENEILIRKSFKKLAIFKSKLIDKGVEIQHLSMGMTNDFEIAIEEGATILRIGTAIFGERNYSLNKV, encoded by the coding sequence ATGAATAATATTCAAGAAAATATTGCTTTTATTAATCAAAAAATATTAGAAAAATGTTATGAAATTGGTAGAAATCCGTCAGAAATAACTCTTGTTGCAGTTTCAAAATTACATTCCGTTGAAGAAATTGAAATTGTAAATTCAAAAGGAATTTTAAATTTTGCTGAAAATAAAGCTCAAGAACTTGATGAAAAAAATAAGTTAATAGATAATAAAATAAAATGGCATTTCATTGGTCATCTGCAAACTAATAAAGTGAAAATTGTTGTCCCAATTGCAGAATTTATTCATTCAGTAGATTCAATAAAATTAGCAGAAGAAATTAATAAACGAGCCCAATTTGCAAATAAAATTCAAAGAATTTTATTAGAAGTAAAAACATCTGATGAAGATACAAAATATGGAATTTCTAATTTTGAAGATTTAGAAAAAATTGCAGATTATTGCAAAAAACTTCAAAATATTAAATTGGTTGGATTGATGACAATGGCTCCATACACCGAAAATGAAATACTTATTAGGAAATCATTTAAAAAATTAGCCATTTTTAAAAGCAAATTAATTGATAAAGGAGTTGAAATTCAACACTTATCAATGGGAATGACAAACGATTTTGAAATTGCAATTGAAGAAGGGGCAACAATTTTAAGAATTGGAACTGCAATTTTTGGTGAACGAAATTATTCTCTCAATAAAGTTTAG
- a CDS encoding lytic transglycosylase domain-containing protein, with the protein MNENNIKKSKILKTVILIILGIAIPILLFQNFIPKDSIISKEEFPKEYKIVSPKIPDELEFCGEKVPLENFEVYERLDREFIVNTYWHSLMILTIKRANRWFPIIEPILKKNNIPDDFKFLCVTESTLLNLVSPSNAVGFWQFIKSSGQELGLEINDEVDERYSVEKSTEAACKYLQSAYNKFGSWTMAAASYNMGKTGIDEQISRQKTNNYYNLVLNEETSRYVFRVIATKIMMNKPTEYGFDIKDDELYKPFETYEINVDSSISNLADFAKVNGINYKILKLYNPWLRENFLTNKQKKNYKISFPKEGTIKIIPDL; encoded by the coding sequence ATGAATGAAAATAATATAAAAAAATCTAAAATATTAAAAACTGTAATTCTAATAATTCTTGGTATTGCAATTCCAATTTTACTTTTTCAAAATTTTATCCCGAAAGATTCAATAATTTCAAAAGAAGAATTTCCAAAAGAATATAAAATTGTTTCTCCAAAAATTCCGGATGAATTAGAATTCTGCGGCGAAAAAGTTCCGTTGGAAAATTTTGAAGTTTACGAAAGATTGGATAGAGAATTTATTGTAAATACTTATTGGCATTCATTAATGATTCTTACAATAAAAAGAGCAAATAGATGGTTCCCTATTATTGAACCAATTTTGAAAAAAAATAATATTCCGGATGATTTTAAATTTTTATGCGTTACCGAAAGTACTTTGCTAAATTTAGTTTCACCATCAAACGCAGTTGGGTTTTGGCAATTTATAAAAAGTTCCGGACAAGAACTTGGTTTGGAAATTAATGATGAAGTTGATGAAAGATACAGCGTTGAAAAATCAACCGAAGCGGCATGCAAATATTTGCAGTCGGCATATAATAAATTTGGAAGTTGGACAATGGCTGCAGCTTCGTACAATATGGGAAAGACCGGAATTGATGAACAAATTTCTCGTCAAAAGACAAATAATTACTACAATTTAGTTTTGAATGAGGAAACTTCAAGATATGTTTTTAGAGTAATTGCAACAAAAATTATGATGAATAAACCGACAGAATATGGCTTTGATATTAAAGATGATGAATTGTACAAACCTTTTGAAACATATGAAATAAATGTTGATAGCTCAATTTCAAACTTGGCTGATTTCGCAAAAGTTAACGGAATTAATTACAAAATTTTGAAATTGTATAATCCATGGTTGAGAGAAAATTTTCTTACTAATAAACAGAAAAAAAATTATAAAATTAGTTTCCCAAAGGAAGGAACAATAAAAATAATTCCAGATTTATAA